The genomic interval GCTAAAGGCCAGCTTGGCGCTCGCCCCGGGCAATCGCGTGGCCAGCTCGGCCGTCGTCGGCCCGAGCCCTTGCGGATATTGCTCGGTCGCCGCGGCCGGCACGCCCAGCAGCTTGGCCCCGTCCAACAGCCGGCGGATGTTCCAGACCAGCCGTTCGTGCCCCGGCACAAGTCGGACGAGCTTTTCCTGGACGTCGACCACGAGCAAAGCCGAGTCGTCGGCGGTCATCAATTCGGGACTGCGGGGAAGGCGAGTGTTGTTCATCGCCCCAGCATATCGGATCGTCCGGCGGCATTGAAGCGGCCGAATCGGCAGTGGGTCAGTTTGATGGATCGGGGTGGCGGGGTCAGAAAGAAGTGATGGCCCCGAACCGTAATCACAGGGCCTTCGCTGCGCTCTGACCCCGCCACCCAACGTCTTAGAATCAAACTGACCCACTGCCCAAGGCGGCAAATGTTGCGGAAAGGCAACATGCCGTGCCGTGGCGTCATCGGCGGCACATGTAAGGTAGATTTGCCTTGCGAGACGCCGCCAATTGACTCGAAGCTCGAATATGTCGCCTGCCAACGTCTGTCGTCGCCTGACTGAACACATACGACGCTTCGGCGCCGGCGCCTTGCTGGGGACGCTGGCCTACAAGCTTGCGCACCGGCTGGCCGGGGTGACGATCGGTCGGCTGTATTTGCTCGACGAGCTGACGAAGTTGCCGCTCGACTCGGGCGAGCCAGAGCTGACGTACCGATTTCTAAGCGCCGCCGACATCCGGCGACTGGCCGACCCCGCGGTGAACGATCTCGACCCGTCGTTCGCCGAGCGGCTTGTCGACAATCGGCATATTTGCTTCGCGGCGCTCGCCGATGGGCAACTTGTCAACTACGCCTGGTACGCCCTTGAATCGCCGCCGTCGAGCGATAGCCTGAATGCCCAACTCACGCTGCCCGTCGGCACCGCTTACCTGTACAAGGCGTTCACGCACGTCGATTACCGAGGCCGGCGCATCCACCAGACGGCGCTCTATGCCGCGGCCCACGTACTGGCCAGTCAGCGCTACACGCAACTGACGGCCATCGTCGAGTTCGACAATTGGGCCTCGGTCCGCAGCCACGTCCGCTTGGGCATGCGCCAGGTCGGTTGGTTCCTGGCTGTCGGGCGCGACGCCTTGCCGCGCGTGTGGGCCTCGCGGCCGCTTAGTGCGCTCGGGATCGAAGTTCGTCAGGCGACTTTGCAGCCTCGGCCGGTCGCTTTGCCCACCGCACCGCTTCCCGTCGAAGCAGCATTTAGCGACGAGTTTCACGACGCCGAACTGGTGGCAGCAGCCGCATCCCGTTAAACACCACGGCCAGTGTTGCGCCGACGTCGGCCGCGACCGCCATCCACAGAGTGGCCGCGCCGACCGCCGCCAGCCCCAGCACCAGTAACTTGCTGCCGAGCGCCAGCGCCACATTCTCGCGCAATCGAGCACGGCATTCGCGGGCGATCGCGATCAATCGCCCCAGCCGATGCAAGTCAGGCTTCAGGATCACCACGTCGGCGGTTTCGAGCGCCGTGTCGCTGGCCGCCGCGCCAAAAGCGATCCCCAAGCTGGCCGCCGCCAGGGCCGGCGCGTCGTTCACGCCGTCGCCGACGAGCGCGACCGTCGCGCCGTGTTGTTCCAGTTCTTTGATCGCCGCCAGCTTGTCAGCCGGCAGCAAGCCACCGCGGGCTTCGTCGATACCTAGTTCAGCCGCCAACTCGTTGACCACCGCCGACCGATCCCCCGACAGAATCGCGAACCGCTGCACGCCCAGGCGTCGCAAATGTTCCAGCGTCTCGGCCGCGTGCGGCCGCACCGTATCGGCCAGGAGCAATACTCCCCACAGGCCATCCGGCCCGATCAAAGCGGCGAGGGTCGCCTGTCGATCGGCGAGCGCTTGCTGCCACAATGGGTGCGATTGCCAGTCGCCGTGGGTCGAATTGAGCGTGCCGCCGCCAGCGCCGCAGATGATGAACGCCCGGCCGTCGACGATGCCACGCACGCCGGCGCCGCGCTCGGCGTGAAACCCTTCGACCGGCGCGAGCGTTAAATGATCCGCCAAGGCGGCCGCGACAATCGCCCGGGCCAGCGGGTGCTCGCTCTGCTGTTCCAAGCTGGCGGCGATGCGCAGCACGTCCTCGGGTTTGTGCCCGTCGGCGGCGAAAAGATCGACCAGTCGCACTTCGCCGCGCGTCAACGTGCCAGTCTTGTCGAAGGCCATTACGTCGATGGCCGCGGCTCGTTCCAGGTGCTCGCCCCCTTTGATCAGAATGCCTTGCCGCGCCGCGGCGTGCAGGCCGCACACCATCGTCACCGGCGTCGAGATCACCAGCGCGCAAGGGCACGACGCCACCAACAGCACCAGCGCGCGATGCAACGATTCGGTCCAAGCCACCTGGGCGGTGAAGGGAAGCACGACGAACGACACCGCGGCCAGGGCCACGACCGCGGGTGTGTACCAGCCGGCCAGCCGATCGACCAACTGCACGCTTCGAGCGCGGCCGACGCGGGCGCTGTCCACCAGTCGGGCCATGTGAGCCAACGTCGAGTCGTCGGCTCGTCGCGCCACGCGCAACTCGATGGCCCCATCGCCATTGAGCGAACCAGCCCAAACGTCCGCGCCGATCGCGACATCGCGCGGCAGGCTTTCTCCCGTCAGGGCCGCCTCGTTCACGGTCGATGCGCCGGAGACGACCGCGCCATCGGCCGGCACGCGCTCGCCCGGGCGGACGAGCAGCCGGTCGCCGATTTCCAGTCCTTCGACCGGCACGTCGGTCGTGCCTTGCGAGCTAATGCAGTGAGCGACGCGCGGCGTTAGTTGCACCAACGACTCGATCGCTCCTCGGGCGCGGGCTACGCTGGCCGCTTCGAGCCAGAGCGATACGCCGAACAAGACCATCGCGGTCGCGACTTCAAAGTAGTCACCGATGGCCACGCCGCCGATCGCGGCCACGATCATTAGGACGTTGATGTCAACGCGCCGCAGTCGCAACGCCCGCCACGCGGCGCGGGCCACCGAGTAGCTGCCAACGAGCAGACTTGCCGCGACCAATAGCGTGCCAAGCCAGGCGGGGCCGCTGGCCAGCCACAGCGCAATCGCCGCGGTAAGCAGCGCTGCGGCGGCCAGCGTGTCGTACCGCCGTGGCACGCTGGGCAGGACATGAAGCTGTTTGTCGTGGGTGACGGGGCGCGCGGGAAAGCCGATCGCGTTCAGGCGTCCTTCGAGCGTGGCGGGCAGCAACGTGGCGGGATCGAAATCGACGTGCAAGCGGCGCTGGACGTAATCGGGGCGCAGTGCAGAGATGCCGGCGAGCGAGCCCAGGCCCGCTTCGATCAATTGCAACTCTTGCGGACAGTCGAGCGCAGGCACGTCGTAGCTCGCGGTGGCCAGGATCGGCTGGCTTGGCCCTGCGGTGTTTGTTGGCATCGTGTTGGGTGGTTCTTCGGCGCGCTGATACATGGCAACGCTATTCTACGCGGAAGGTGGCGACGGCGTCTTTCCCGGCCGTTGCGCCCCTGGCCGAACTGGCCCGCTTTCGCCACAATAAGGGCCGATTTTGCACCCGCGCCATCGCACAGCCTCGGTTATCGCTAGCCTTAGACGAACTTTTATGCCGCACTCGATTGTGATCTTCGGCGCCTCGGGCGACCTGACCAGTCGCAAGTTGATCCCAGCGTTGTACCAGTTGTTCCGCAAGAAGCGACTTCCCGAGGAGACGCGGATCATCGGCACCTCGCGGACAGCCTATTCGCACGACGCCTGGCGCGACAAGCTGGCCGAGACGACGAAGCAGTTCGCCGCCAAGGATTTCGACGCCGAACTATGGAAGAAGTTCGCCGCCAACATTTTCTATCACGCTGGCAATCTGGACAGCGTCGACGATATGCAAGGGCTGGAAAACGCCCTGCGCGAAGTGGAGGGGAACACGCCGACGGCGCGCGTCTATTACCTGGCCACTGCGCCGCAATTCCACGAAGGGACGGTCAGCAAGCTGGGCGCGCTGGGCATGGCCTCGGAAGCGCAGTCGACGCGCCGCGTGGTCATCGAAAAGCCGTTCGGCACCGACCTGGCCTCGGCTCGCGAGCTGAACAACGTGCTCCATCGGGTGTTCCAGGAACAGCAGGTCTATCGCATCGATCATTACCTAGGCAAAGAGACGGTTCAGAACATTCTGGTGTTGCGTTTCGCCAACACGGTTTGGGAGCCGATCTGGAATCGCAACTTTGTCGACCATGTGCAGATCACCGTGGCCGAGGAAGTCGATGTCGGCCGACGTGCTGGGTACTACGACACGTCCGGCGTGGTGCGCGACGTGTTCCAGAACCACTTGCTGCAGTTGATGACCATCACGGCGATGGAAGTCCCCAGCCGGTTTGAAGCTGACCTGGTGCGCAACGAGAAGGTGAAAGTCTTGCAGGCCGTCCGGCAAATGTCGGCGGTCGATGTGGCCGAGCAGACGGTGCGCGCGCAGTACGACAAATACCTGGCCGAACCCGGCGTCGCGGCGAACAGCCAGACCGAAACCTTCGCGGCCATGAAGCTGCACATCGACAATTGGCGCTGGCAGGGGGTGCCGTTCTATTTGCGCTCGGGCAAGGCGATGAGTTGCCGGACGACGCAGATTGTGATTCAGTTCCGCTCGCCGCCGCACATGGTCTTCAACTCCGAGCGCCGCCGCGAGCCCGAAGCCAACCGGCTCGTGATTCATATCCAACCGGCCGAAGGCATCCAGCTTCACTTCCAGACCAAGGTGCCCGACGCCGGCATGCGGTTGCGGCAGACCGATTTGAACTTCCGCTTCGACAGCGAGTTCGCCGGGGCGCTGCCCGATGCGTACGAACGATTGCTGCTGGACGTGATGATGGGGGACGCCAGCTTGTTCGCCCGGGCCGACGAGGTGGAACTGGCCTGGGGCATTGTCGACCCGATCATCGACGCCTGGGCCACGCGGCGGTTACCGCCGATGGCCACGTACGAGTCGGGTCTGTGGGGGCCGGAGGAAGCGATGACGTGGATGCTCCGCGACCACCGCAACTGGCTTGATGTGTGTCCAATTCTGTAAGAGCGAAACCCGTGACATGAGTACCGCCCAGGCCATCACCTTGCCGCATCTGCGCATTGGCGCCGTCGATATCGGCTTTCCCATCGTTCAGGCAGCTTTGTCCGGCTATAGCGATATGGCCATGCGCGTGATCGCCCGTCGCATGGGGGCCAGCTACAGCCTGTGCGAAGTCGTGCTCGACAAGATCGTCCTGCAAGGGGGCAAGGCGATTCGCAAAATGGCGATGATCGACGCCAGCGAGCATCCGGTCGGCGGGCAGTTGATGGGGGCCAATCCCGACGAATTCGGCCCGGCGGCGCGAACTCTGGCCGAGATGGGTTACGACGTCATCGACATCAACTTCGGCTGCCCGGTCCGCAAAGTGTTGGGTCGCTGCCGGGGCGGATACTTGCTGAGCGTGCCCGAGACGGCGCTTGAGATTGTTTCCCGCGTGCGCGAGGCGGTACCGATTCACATCCCCGTCACGGTGAAGATGCGCCGCGGCATGGACGACACGCCGGAAAGCCGCGACAACTTCTTCACGATCTACGACGGCGCGCACGCGCGCGGCGTGTCGGCCGTGACGGTGCATGGGCGGACCGTGAAGCAGAAATACGTCGGGCCTAGCCGTTGGGCATTCTTGCGCGACGTGAAACGGCACGCGCCCGAACGAGTCGTGCTCGGCAGCGGCGATCTGTTCACCGCGCAGGATTGCTTGAACATGATTGCCGAGACAGGCATCGACGGCGTGACCGTGGCCCGCGGCGCGATCGGCAACCCTTGGGTCTTTGCCCAGGTGCGCGCGTTGGCCGCTGGTTTGCCGCCGCTCGAGCCGCCGTCGCTGCACCAGCAGCGCGAGGTGATTGCCGAACACTATCGGTTGGCGGAACAGATTTACGGCCCCGACGCTGGCGGCAAGCAGATGCGCAAGTTCGGCATCAAGTACGCCAAGCTTCACCCCGAGCCGCTTGTGGTGCGCGACGCATTCATCGCGGTCCGCAATCAAAGCGACTGGCGCGCGGCACTCGACCGCTGGTACGCCGACGATCTGCCGGGGCGCTGGCCCGACGGGCGAGAGATGGAAGAAGGAACCTGCGAGACGTAGCCGGCCGGCCCTTTTCGATTGGCGCCCAGTCCGCGCAGTTTTCGTAAACTGCCAGCCCACAGCCCTATTTCTCGGCAATTCTTGATTGCTAGCGCAGCAAGCACTTGGTTATGCTAGCGGCGTCTCGCATCTCTTCAGGACGAAGTTGCAAAGGATGGAACCGATGCTTGTCCTCAGCCGTCGGGTGGGGGAACGGATTCAAATCGGCCCCGACATCGTCGTCACGGTTGCTCGACTGACGGGCAACTCGGTGCGCATTGCCGTCGAAGCGCCAAACTCGGTGAAGATCGTCCGCAGCGAATTGGCAGCAGGCGACCCTGCGCACGCGGCGAAGTTTTCACCGGTGAGCAAGCCGCCGCACTGAGGCGCTGGCGAACTAGCGCAGTTCTTTGTCGGAATCGCGGGCGTTGCGCGGCGTTTCGACAATCGTGCTGCGCTGGCGCAGATCGAAATCGCGTGCCTGTCCGATCGTCGTCAACCGGCCGGCTTGCGCCTCGGTGGCCAGCCGGGCCAGCTTCTCTTCCAGCGATGGCTCGTTCTTGGCCACGCGCGGCGCGCGGCCCCACGTCACTTGCGAACCGTTGGCCGTTTCCAGAATGAACTCTGGCGGGCCAGCGACCGGCTGATTCGCGTCGGCCCGCACGGTGATGCGCACTAGCCCCCATTGGGTCCAGCGTTCGAGGAGCAGCGAGGCAATCTCGGCGGCGTCGGTGACGGCCGAGTCTTGCCAGACCGTGCCGACCGGGCCTTCGGTGACGGCGCGGATGCCCGACAGTCGCGGATAGATTCGCGCGTCTTCGGCCGTGAAGTCAACGCTGGGGAGCAGCACCGCCCGGGCGTCGATGGCGTACAAGCCGCCGGGGACTTCGATCATACAAACCGGCCGACGATAGGCGAGCTTAACATCGACGCGCGGCTGGGCCGACTTGCGCACCTCGACGACCTTTTCGACCCACGGGTGCAACTCGAACGCCTGGCCGACGCGCGCCACCAGATCGTTGGCCAGAATTGACGTTGGCTGATCCAGACTGGCGCCGCGCAGCGCCTCGCGCTTGATGTCGGTGCGAATCCAGGCCGGCGGCGCAGGCGACAGGTAAATATCGTCGTACTTGACCAGGAATTGTTCCTGGTCGCGCAAGTGAGGCTCGAGCGCGTCGATCACGGCGCGGCCGACCATGAAGATCGCCCCCACAATCGCCGCCACGGCCAGCAACTTGCTGCGCAGCACCACCCGCGCCAGCCATTGCCAGACCGAAATCTTGTCGCTTTGTTTTCCCTTGGAATCGGCTTTGCTCATTGGCGCACCTCGGCGTGCAATGCGTCGCGGACCATCCATTCGCACAGAGCCGGCAAGTCGAAGCCCGCTTGCGCTGCCGCGCGGGGGGCCAGACTGGTCGGAGTCAGCCCCGGAATTGTGTTCACTTCGAGCACCCAGGGGCGTCCAGCGCGGTCGAGCATCAGGTCCACTCGCACCAGCCCGCGGGTGTCGAGCGCGGCAGCGGCCGCGACCGAAACGCTGCGCAAGCGCACGATCTGATCGGCGGGCAGGCCCGAATCGAATCGGTAAACGGTATCTTCGGCCAGATACTTGGCGTCGTAGTCAAAGACTGGCCCCGGCGCGACGATTTCCAGCAGCGGCAACGGCTCGCGCCCCAGGATCGTCACCGTGAACTCGCGGCCATCGATCCAAGGCTCGACCAGCACCAGCGGGTCGTACTGGCGGCTGGCGGTGACACACGCGGCAAGTTGCTCGGCATTGTCCGCGCGGCCGACGCCCAAGCTGGAACCTTGCCCCTCGGGCTTAATGGCCAGGGGCCAGCCCAACGTGGCACATTCACGGGCAATCGTGGCCAATACGTCATGCTCGCCGAACTCCATCGCGGTTGGCGTCGGCACCCGGGCTTCGACAAAGCGGTGCTTGGCGGCCGATTTGCTCATGGCCATTCGCGAGGCGGCTGGCCCGCTGCCGGTGTAAACCACGCTTAGCTCGTCAAGCTGCTGCTGCACGCGGCCGTCTTCACCGGCGCCACCATGCAGGGCGAGAAAACAAATGTCGAAGCGCGGCCAGTCGATCGAAGTGATCGGCGTATTGAGCGGATCGAATTGCTCGACGCGATGACCCAGGCTGGCGAGGGCCGCGGCGGCTTCGCTACCGCTGGCCAGACTGACGGCGCGCTCGGCCGAGTCGCCCCCGGCCAACACCGCGATGGAAAGAGTTTCGGACGCTGCGGACCACGACATGGCCATCCTCCTTGACGGCTGTGACGATGCACCTGTCCCGATCGTTTATCAATGCTGCGGCGCGACGCCTTCCTGGCGGCGCGGCAATTACCAGACGTCGATCTCGGTTTCTAATTCCACGCCCAGTCGCTCGGCGACCCGGCCGCGGACCATTTCCATCAGCGCCAAGACGTCGGCCGCCTTGGCCCCTTCTTCGGCCACGATAAAGTTCGCATGTCGTTCACTGACGATTGCGCCGCCAACATGCGTTCCCTTCAGGCCGGCCTGGTCAATCAACATGCCGGCGCTCATACCGCGCGGATTCTTGAAGATGCAGCCGGCGCTTTGATGCCCCAAGGGTTGCGTCGACTTCTTCAATATCCATTGTTTTTGCATTCGCTTGGTCAGCGCCTCGGGATCGTCCGATTCAAGTTGGAACTCAGCGCCGAGGATGACCAGTTCGTCGAGACCGCTTTGCCGGTAAGCGAAGGTCAGCTCCTCGCGACGCCGCTCAAGGATTTCGCCCGAGTGGGTCATCACCGTGGCCCGCAGCAGCCATTGGCCGATGTCGCCGCTGCGGCTACCGGCGTTGCCGTGCAACGCGCCGCCGATGGTGCCGGGAATACCGACCAGGGTTTCGAGGCCCCCTAGTCCGTTGCCGACGGCGTGGGTGATGACATGCCCCAGCTTGGCAGCCGCGCCGGTCGTGACCTTGGTGCCGGCGACGTCGATCTTGCTCAGTTCGTCTCCGCCCAGCTTGATCACCAAGCCACGCACGCCCTCGTCGCGCACCAGCACGTTCGAGCCGCCCCCCAGCAGCCGAACCGGAATGTTTTCCTCGCGGCAACGGCGGACCAGCTTGCCAAGCTGTTCGAGTGTTTCGGGTTGCGCAAAGTATTGAGCCGCTCCACCCAGCCGGAACCAGGTGTGCGGAGCCAGGGGCTCATCGCGCTGAATCAAAGGACCGAAGTCGGTCGCCAAGGGCATGTGCAAACTTCCCAATATCGCCCGCTCCTAACACGGCGACCACGTCGCCGGGGCGTAGGGCGGCATGGACCTGCTCTAGAATGGCGTCAGGTCGATGTTCTTGCAAGACGGGTACACCGAACGCCGAGATTTGCGCCGCCAGGTCAGCGGCCGTAGCTTCGCCAGGTCGCCAAACCCCCTCGCGGGCTCGATAAACGTCGGCGATCGCCACCAGATCGGCGTCCGCCAGCGCCCGGGCAAACTCGGCCAACAAGCGCGCAAGGCGGCTGGCCTGATGCGGTTGAAACACGCACCAGAGTCGTCTCTTGGGATAACGCTGGCGGATTGCTGCCAGCGTGGCGGCGACTTCGGTGGGGTGATGGGCGTAATCGTCGACGATGGCCAGCTCGGTGGTGTCGACGATCGGCTCAACACGTCGTTGCAAGCCGGCAAATCTTTCTAGCCCAGCGACGATGGCCGCCGATTCCGCGCCGCCGCTAGCGGCCAGCGCCGCCGCCGCCAGGGCGTTGGCGACCATGTGCTGGCCGGGAACCTGGAGCGCGATGCGGCCAAGCACTTTACTGCTGTGGAGTAGATCGAACTCATAGCAGCCTGCCTGGCTCAAAAGGTTCGTCACCTGCCAATCGGCCGGTGCATCGACAGCGAAGCTTTCCCGACGACATTTCGCGTGCCGGACGATTTGCAAAGCGCCGGCGTCTGCTGCGTTGTAAACTAGCAGGCCCTCGGCCGGTAGTAGCGCCGCAAAGTCGCCAAAGGCTCGCTCAAGATCAGCTTCGTCAGGAAAGCAATCGAAGTGGTCGGGTTCGACATTGAGCAAGGCGGCGCATTGTGGCCGCAGGTGCAGAAAACCGCGGCGGAATTCGCACGCCTCGACGACCGCCAGGGGGCCGTGCCCTGCGTGCGCGACGGGCGTACCATCGCGCCACGAGGCGCCGACCACGAACGTGGGATCGAGCCCGGCGGCCAGCAGGATTTCGGTGGTCATAGCCGTCGTCGTTGACTTGCCGTGTGTGCCGGCGACGGCGAGCGTGGTGTGCTTCTTAGTCACGCGGCTAAGCATCTCGGCGTAGCTCAGTTGAGGCAGGCCGCGCCGCTCGGCCGCGACGCGCTCGGGATTATCGACCGGGATCGACTGGCTGTAGACAAGCGTCTCGGCGCTTGCCGGCAAGTACGACGCCGCGTGACCCCGATGGACTTCGATTCCGCTGTCGGCCAGCCAGCACGGCACGTCGGACGCGCTGTCGGAGCCCGAGATGTGCCAACCTTGCTCGACCAGCACGCGGGCCAGCGCTTGCATGCCCGCGCCGGCGATGCCAACGAGATGCGCCGCTGGCAGCGAAGTTGCTTCGCGCTGGGATGTTAAAGGGGAAAAGATATTCTGGCTCCGCCGGCTTTTCCGATTGAAGAAACCTGCATGAGGGGTCGATCTACTCTCGGACCCGGCCAAGGTCCGGGGCGCGTGTCGGTAAAGCTGGGCGCTTTCAGTGTCTGGCGTCGATGTGCCGTAACCGCCAAGTTGCTCGGTGACGTGATGTTACGAGGCGCGGGCGGAGCACGTCAAACCGACGTCGCGTGCCAGCACGCCGCGAGCGAGTGCCACCGCAAAACGCCGGAGAAGATCGCCTGATACTGACCTTTACCGCATGGGCGGTTTTCGTCAGAATCCCGGCCGATCGGTGCCCCTGGGACTCGGTTAACCGCTCGAACGTCGATCGCCGTGGCGATGGACCGACGGGCACGATGGCAAGCCGAAAGCTGGCCACACCCACGACCGCTTGCAGCAGTCAATTCCCACCACCAGGGCGGGGACGGAATCCCGCTAGTCCACACGAATCTGTCGCGATAGCAAGGAGCGCTCACCGTGAAGAAATTTGTCTCGATGGCCACGCTCGTGGCAAGCGTCTGGGCAGCCAGTCAGGGCATGCGCGCCGAAGCGCAACAAGCTCGTCCGCCCATCGCGGTGATCGACGTCACCGCCATTTTCAAGGACCACTACCGGCTGAAGGCCATGATGAACGATCTGCAGCAGCAGATCGCGGCCGCCGAGCAGGAAATCCAGAAACAGCGCCAGACCTACGAAGCGCTGGGCGCGAAAATGACCGAAGGGCAATTGAAGCGCGGCTCGCCCGAGTACAAGGCGCTCGAAGAGCAGCTGCGCAAGATCGAAAGCGAAACCAGCGTGAAGATCGCCCAGCAACGCCGCGACTTCCACGAACAGCAAGCCAAGATGTACTACAGCGTCTACCAGGAAATCCAGCAGGAAGTGAAACGCTACTGCGAAGCCAATGGGGTGTTTCTGGTGATGCGGTTTCTGGGCGAACAGCCCGATCAGAACGATCCGGATCAGCTCTATCGCGACTTGAACCGCTCGGTGGTGCATTACCACCCGCACATCGACATCACCAAGGTGGTGTTGGCGCAACTGAACGCCAACAGCCCGCCGCCGGTGGCCGGTCCAGTCACACCGGGCGCCCCGGGGCCGAACAACCTGCAACCGCAAGGCATGTCGAACTATGGCGCACAACCGGGCGTCAATCCTGGCCTGGGGCCGAATCCTGGCGCCACTCGCCCGCAGCAACCGATGGGCATTCCGCAACGTCGCTAGTCATCGCAGTCTGACGACGTCTGAAAAACCGTCGCGGCTGCGAGCAACATCTCGCGGCCGCGACGCCTTGTTTTGTGCCCTGGTTCGAGTCTCTGGCATGCGACGGTCTTCCGCGATGATCTCGCCTCGTAAACAACGAACCCTGGCCCAGCCAACTGCGGTCGCAGGCTTCGGCTACTGGTCGGGCCGCGATGTACGAGTGGAATTTCGCCCCGCGCCGGCCAACACTGGCGTCGTCTTTGTGCGGGGCGATCTCACGCAACCGGTGCGAATCGCGGCGCACGTCGGCCATTGCATCGAATCGCCTCGTCGCACGACCTTGCGGGCTGGTGGCCAGCAGGTCGAAATGGTCGAGCACATCATGGCCGCGCTCGCCGGCTTGCACGTTGACAATTGTGAAATCTGGGTCGACGCCGCCGAGATGCCGGGCTGTGACGGCTCGAGCCAGCCGTTCGTCGAAGCGATCGTCCGCGCCGGCGTTACGGCTCAGGACGCGCCGCGTGCGGTGGTCACGGTGCGGAATGTAATCCGGCTGGGTGATGACGAGAGCTGGATCGAAGCCCGGCCCACCACGTCGGCCGGGATGTCGTTGAAATTCAATTTGGACTACGGCGTCGGCACGCCGATTGGCCGGCAGACGATCACCTTGCCGGTGACGCCCGACTCGTTCCGGCGTGAACTCGCGCCGTGCCGAACATTCATGCTCAAGAGCGAAGCCGACTGGCTGCTGGCCCAGGGGCTGGGCACGCGGGTCGCGACCAGCGACTTGCTGGTCTTTGGCGCCCAGGGGCCGATCGAGAACACCCTGCGTTTTCGCGACGAATGCGTGCGGCATAAAGCGCTCGACCTCGTGGGC from Planctomycetota bacterium carries:
- the murB gene encoding UDP-N-acetylmuramate dehydrogenase, with protein sequence MPLATDFGPLIQRDEPLAPHTWFRLGGAAQYFAQPETLEQLGKLVRRCREENIPVRLLGGGSNVLVRDEGVRGLVIKLGGDELSKIDVAGTKVTTGAAAKLGHVITHAVGNGLGGLETLVGIPGTIGGALHGNAGSRSGDIGQWLLRATVMTHSGEILERRREELTFAYRQSGLDELVILGAEFQLESDDPEALTKRMQKQWILKKSTQPLGHQSAGCIFKNPRGMSAGMLIDQAGLKGTHVGGAIVSERHANFIVAEEGAKAADVLALMEMVRGRVAERLGVELETEIDVW
- the zwf gene encoding glucose-6-phosphate dehydrogenase — its product is MPHSIVIFGASGDLTSRKLIPALYQLFRKKRLPEETRIIGTSRTAYSHDAWRDKLAETTKQFAAKDFDAELWKKFAANIFYHAGNLDSVDDMQGLENALREVEGNTPTARVYYLATAPQFHEGTVSKLGALGMASEAQSTRRVVIEKPFGTDLASARELNNVLHRVFQEQQVYRIDHYLGKETVQNILVLRFANTVWEPIWNRNFVDHVQITVAEEVDVGRRAGYYDTSGVVRDVFQNHLLQLMTITAMEVPSRFEADLVRNEKVKVLQAVRQMSAVDVAEQTVRAQYDKYLAEPGVAANSQTETFAAMKLHIDNWRWQGVPFYLRSGKAMSCRTTQIVIQFRSPPHMVFNSERRREPEANRLVIHIQPAEGIQLHFQTKVPDAGMRLRQTDLNFRFDSEFAGALPDAYERLLLDVMMGDASLFARADEVELAWGIVDPIIDAWATRRLPPMATYESGLWGPEEAMTWMLRDHRNWLDVCPIL
- a CDS encoding carbon storage regulator; this translates as MLVLSRRVGERIQIGPDIVVTVARLTGNSVRIAVEAPNSVKIVRSELAAGDPAHAAKFSPVSKPPH
- a CDS encoding D-alanine--D-alanine ligase, translating into MSWSAASETLSIAVLAGGDSAERAVSLASGSEAAAALASLGHRVEQFDPLNTPITSIDWPRFDICFLALHGGAGEDGRVQQQLDELSVVYTGSGPAASRMAMSKSAAKHRFVEARVPTPTAMEFGEHDVLATIARECATLGWPLAIKPEGQGSSLGVGRADNAEQLAACVTASRQYDPLVLVEPWIDGREFTVTILGREPLPLLEIVAPGPVFDYDAKYLAEDTVYRFDSGLPADQIVRLRSVSVAAAAALDTRGLVRVDLMLDRAGRPWVLEVNTIPGLTPTSLAPRAAAQAGFDLPALCEWMVRDALHAEVRQ
- a CDS encoding GNAT family N-acetyltransferase, with the protein product MSPANVCRRLTEHIRRFGAGALLGTLAYKLAHRLAGVTIGRLYLLDELTKLPLDSGEPELTYRFLSAADIRRLADPAVNDLDPSFAERLVDNRHICFAALADGQLVNYAWYALESPPSSDSLNAQLTLPVGTAYLYKAFTHVDYRGRRIHQTALYAAAHVLASQRYTQLTAIVEFDNWASVRSHVRLGMRQVGWFLAVGRDALPRVWASRPLSALGIEVRQATLQPRPVALPTAPLPVEAAFSDEFHDAELVAAAASR
- a CDS encoding cation-translocating P-type ATPase; translated protein: MYQRAEEPPNTMPTNTAGPSQPILATASYDVPALDCPQELQLIEAGLGSLAGISALRPDYVQRRLHVDFDPATLLPATLEGRLNAIGFPARPVTHDKQLHVLPSVPRRYDTLAAAALLTAAIALWLASGPAWLGTLLVAASLLVGSYSVARAAWRALRLRRVDINVLMIVAAIGGVAIGDYFEVATAMVLFGVSLWLEAASVARARGAIESLVQLTPRVAHCISSQGTTDVPVEGLEIGDRLLVRPGERVPADGAVVSGASTVNEAALTGESLPRDVAIGADVWAGSLNGDGAIELRVARRADDSTLAHMARLVDSARVGRARSVQLVDRLAGWYTPAVVALAAVSFVVLPFTAQVAWTESLHRALVLLVASCPCALVISTPVTMVCGLHAAARQGILIKGGEHLERAAAIDVMAFDKTGTLTRGEVRLVDLFAADGHKPEDVLRIAASLEQQSEHPLARAIVAAALADHLTLAPVEGFHAERGAGVRGIVDGRAFIICGAGGGTLNSTHGDWQSHPLWQQALADRQATLAALIGPDGLWGVLLLADTVRPHAAETLEHLRRLGVQRFAILSGDRSAVVNELAAELGIDEARGGLLPADKLAAIKELEQHGATVALVGDGVNDAPALAAASLGIAFGAAASDTALETADVVILKPDLHRLGRLIAIARECRARLRENVALALGSKLLVLGLAAVGAATLWMAVAADVGATLAVVFNGMRLLPPVRRRETRR
- a CDS encoding tRNA-dihydrouridine synthase; its protein translation is MSTAQAITLPHLRIGAVDIGFPIVQAALSGYSDMAMRVIARRMGASYSLCEVVLDKIVLQGGKAIRKMAMIDASEHPVGGQLMGANPDEFGPAARTLAEMGYDVIDINFGCPVRKVLGRCRGGYLLSVPETALEIVSRVREAVPIHIPVTVKMRRGMDDTPESRDNFFTIYDGAHARGVSAVTVHGRTVKQKYVGPSRWAFLRDVKRHAPERVVLGSGDLFTAQDCLNMIAETGIDGVTVARGAIGNPWVFAQVRALAAGLPPLEPPSLHQQREVIAEHYRLAEQIYGPDAGGKQMRKFGIKYAKLHPEPLVVRDAFIAVRNQSDWRAALDRWYADDLPGRWPDGREMEEGTCET